From the genome of Liolophura sinensis isolate JHLJ2023 chromosome 5, CUHK_Ljap_v2, whole genome shotgun sequence:
GCTTTGTGAGAACGACAGTTACGGGGTTTCCTCATTTACCTAGAAATGGTCAATGGCAGGCCGCACAAGTATATAATTGGAGATGTATATGTACTCAGGGGtctccgttgctcagttggttatctcGCTAgaacagcataatgacccaaaagcctcttaccaatgcagccgcagtgagttcaagtccagcttatgctggcttcttccgtcgtacgtggaaaggtctgtcaacaacctgcggatggtcgcgggtttcccctgagttctgcccggtttccacccaccataatgcttgccgccgtcgtataagtgaaatattcttgattagggtgtaaaacaccaaccaaataaataaatatataaatgtatatttactcCTATTTGCCACCAGGTTTGCGGGTTTACTTGGCCGTATTCTCAGTGAGCTAGCCATTGACGGCCGGACAGATCGGGACATTTCCGGGTTCCGGGTGGACAGAGACAGTCTGGCTAACTCGGAGGCTACAGCCTCCGTGGACTTGCATTTTGGGGTTGGTGCTGGAAAGCCAAACGCCAACATAGACTCGAAACTGTAATGAACTACAATAATATGTTATCGACGATAATGAAACGTTGGTTTCTCAACTGGTTTCGAAATGTCACGGGTACGTTTAagttcaacaaaaaacaaagggGATTATGTGAAAGACATGCAAGACATGCTTTCTTGTAGCTATACTGGCAGTTTAAGACATTATAACTTCACAGTGATTACTTTTATGggcaaaattaaatgaaattcatatatttaatgCCCTGTGGCATAGAAATGAGCCATAAATACACTATAATATTTGCACTTGTGACGCATGTAATAACAAGTGTAGTATACCAACAACACCGAGCTGTTCATCAGGGTTTTCTTTAAAGCTAAAAAATAAATGCGTTGGGCAATTTTGTTTCAGTGGCCCCTCCTGGCGGCTCTAATTTGTACTTTTCGTCATTTTCTTCAAACTACGCTCACCCTTTGGGTTACGTAGTGATGTAACAACCCTTGTTGTTGTGAATTACGTCCTAAaactagtaaaaaaaaatatcggtTGTGAACTTTCAGAATTGGGCAAGGATGGCAGCGTTCTCTTCAGAGGGGATTGTCGGACTGTCTTAAAACGTTCATTTCTCGCCTTGTCCAAGCTCAGGCTAAACTGGATATTTGCCCGATGCAAGATTTGTCAGTTATAGACTTGTGTCTACAGAATTAAGCGTTAAGAATAAAACGAATGTTGGAACTTTTAAAACTacactcataatatcagtggcctATCTCGTTATTCCTGATCGAGTAAAGGATGACGATATATACCACTGATGTTATGTGATGCAAGCATAGCTGACAGAGTAGGGGACAGAGGACCGGATGTTGGTGGCGGTATTGAGGCCACAGTCGTGGAAATTGAGCTGGCAGTGAAACAGTAGATTTCCTCGCTGAATCCCGATGAGTTACAGCGCGTCATTGAACATTTGGGCATTCCGGGTGAGTATGCAGCCGCCCAAGGGAAAGAGCGGCTAGTGAAGAGGATTGACACCTTTCTCATAAGGGAATCAACAAAAGAAGATGGTGGTCTGTCCATCTATTTGTCCCTAACAACATTTTTTGAGTCAAATCAACTCCCATGGTTAACTAGCCAACCCCCCACACCAGAAAGTAATGCTTCTCAGCCAAAGCATGGAACTGTAGGAAGACAACCAGAAGCAAACGTCACTCAGCCAGTGTATGAGGCTGATACGCCAAGTTCACAACATGCTGATAATACCAGGTTAATGGTGTATAGGTACAAAGAGGACTTCAAGATGTCTGGGCAGATACTGGAGCCAGAACACAAGAACTGTTTGCACTATGTGAGCCTTACTAAACAAACTGAAGATGGACTGTCACGtcactacacacacacacacaaaaacagaaatcattGACAGTATTGGGAAATCTGTAGCCTGAGGACTTAAGTTAAAAAGGCTACCTCCAGATTTGTAGGGATTTAACTTGGCCGACTGATTCGATCTCACTATGCTCAGCAGCCAGCCTATGTTGTATCAGCAATTGTATAAcacagtccaaaaaaaaaaaacaatgagagCCCAATGCAATCAAATGTGCGAGACACTAAGAAAACATGTGTTTTCGGACGAAGAAGCTCTTCAGAAGCTGTCTGAGGTAACAACGCTTGAAGCAGAGCGGCAACGGAAACTTGAGACTCGAGGGCGTGCACGAGTGAATCTAGCCATGGACTTGTCCAGTGAATATAATGAGATAAGCAGCCCCATTGATGTACAACAGAAACGTAAACTACCTTGAGCGAAAGACATTCAGGAAATTAAGGCAGATATTATTGCATTAAAACTGCAATGTGAACGCAGTCTCATTCAAAGAATGACACAAATGGACAAAATGACACCAAAACGCGTCTCCACGTTGGTTGCCCGTCTTGTCGCAGACAAGGGCAGTGGTGCGAAAAGTCGACACTGCTTTCGATGTGCCCTTATAACTTCACAGTGattactttttacagtagaaaTGTTATGGCTCCTAAATTCTCCTCAGTAGCCCTGAAACGTAATGCTCACACTGGTCCTATTCACTCGATTTTTGCTGCAGTTATGGAACCAACTTTAGAAGTAGAATGGCCACATGGACTGGAAATCAATGAGACACTGATGACCTTACCAGCCGAGTAGCTATCAGTGTAGCAAACAAAACGGAGCATGACATCATTCTGCCAGGTAAAACCCACCTTGATGTTTTGTTTCCAGTGAAGTCGGTGATGACAATGGCCGACCTACCAGTGAGAAATGCTGCGCTGAGCAGCGTGTGTGAGTAATAACGTTGCAGGTAACGAAGAACCCTGggatccacccataaacttagAAAACACTAAACTAACAGCATCATAAAAAAAACGGTTAGGCAGCTGCTTCGATAGGAGCAAAAGGTCTTTACCCGAAACTATGATGACGTAGGGTGCATAGAGGATTTCCATTTACACCCCAACTAAACTGATGAGATTCCTGTCCAGAGAAATTACATGTCGATACCCAAGCCCTCATCTGATTTAATTAGACGCGGGAGGATACGAAAATCTTCATCCTCTTATTCGTCACCTATGGTGTGTGTACGGAAGCGAGACGGAAGCCTGCGTTTGTGCATTAACTACAAGGCACTAAACAGCAAAACAGTTACAGACAGGAAGCCATTACCCCGTATTCAGGACTCTTAGGACAGTTTGGGTGGAAACAAGTGGTTTTCTGTCTTAGATCAAAGGAAGGCCTATCACCAAGACTTCATGGCTGAAGACTCTAGAATGTATACCGCTTTCATCACCCCTGGATCTTTGTATGAATGGGTTAGAATGCCGGGCATCATTgtaaactgatgactgcttctctcttgtgtgttaccaactttatttcttatttgtataatttcttacctacctttgtctttgggagctagtgttaaacgttgttttggataTGGATCTTGCGACTTAGAACACCCTTTACGGGCTACGtatagtatacgaatgtcggatatGACGCTTATATAGATTTACCGTTCGAGCTTTCCATTTCCCCGGGCGCGTTGCAGCGCTGCATGAAGACTTGCTTGAACGGCCTTCGAGATTCCATCCTGCCTCCCATACCTAGACGATATAGTTGTCTACAGTGGTACTTTGGATGTGCATGTGGAGAATTTGCGAAAAGTCTTCAGCCGCCTTCAGGAACACGCCAGCCACTTTAGGTGATCTGCGAAAgataatgtgttttgtttttgtatttcagaCGGTATATCCCAGACTTTTCTAGAAGGGTAAAACCCCTGTACGATTTGATCAAAGGCAAGGAGACCTTCAATACCCATAAAACAAAAGCAAGACACTAGGAAAAGAGGTAACCACATTCCAATCAGAAATTGGACTGGACAGATAATCATCAAGGAGTGTTAAACAGCTTGATGTGCTTTCTGATGCCCCGGTGATGGCATACCCCGATTTCTGAAAGCTCTTTATTCTGCACATAGGCGTTTCGACGAATGGCTTAGGGGCTATCCTGTATCAGCAACAGGACAGCGGCATTCCTAAGGTCATTGCATACGCATCCAGGACATTGACGGGCGCAGAAAAGAACTGTCGTTTACATTCAGGGAAACTTGAATTTTAGCACTCCAATGGGCGATTACAGATTCCGTGAGTAACTCTACTACTCGCCGCCATTCACGGTCTAAACGATAACAACCCTCTTACCTATGTGTTGTTATCAGCTCAACTTGACGCAACCAGACTGAGATGGATTGCGGAGCTCTCAGACTTTCgatttgtaataaattacagGCCCAGAAAATCAAACGCAGATGCGGATGGGCTCTCCCGCATGTCGCTGGACGTGGATGAACTACGGAGCAACTGCACAGAAGAAATTTCTCAAGAAGCCTTTAGTGCAACAGTGACTGCCTTGACCATCGAAGAACATCGGAAAAGCCAGGAACAGGATCCGGGATTTGGTCTGTTGTATCAGTTGTTCAAGTTAGACAAAGAACCAAGGAAATCTAAAGCTAAACCTTGGGACAGTGGGACAGTTTTGTCATGACAAACGGGGTGTTGTATTGCAAAACGAGGCCTAGTGGTCAGGGGCGGAGGCAACTCTTATTGCCAGAGCTATATCTCGAGCTCGTCCTTAAGGAACTTCACAATGAAATCGGACACCTTGAAGTAGACAGAGTAAGACACCTTGCTCGAGAACGGTTCCATTGGCCCCACATATCGCAAGACATTGAGGAGTATATCATCAAAAGATGTGAATGTATCAAGGACAAAAGACCACTGTTGATAACCAGAGCCCCACTGGTACCTATCAGTTCTTCGTCGCCGATGGACCTTGTATCTATTGACTTTATGCACATCGATAAATGCAAAGGAGGCTACGAACATATGTTGGTTGTATTGGACCACTTTACACGTTTTGCACACGCGTACGCAACAACTACGAAGTTGGCAAAGACTCCACCATAAGCAAGGCAAGGAGTTTGAGAATTACTTTTTTTATCGCCTGCAACAGTATTGTGATTGACCGAAGTCGAACGACCCCATACCACCCTCAGGGGAATGGTCGAGTCGAAAGGCTTAACAGGACATTGAAAACGTTAACCGACCAACAGAAAAACATGTGGAAAGATTACCTGAATAAGGTTGTCCATGCGTACAACTGTACTCGGAATGAATCCACGGGCTTCTCACTGATTGTCCTTATGTATGGAAGGTCGCCAAAACTGCCATTGGACTTACTCTTCGATGTTCAGCCTAAATACCAAAAAGCAGGTCACGAGGACTACGCAGAGAAATGGCGTCGTTGCGTGACAGAGGTGTACTCCCTGGCCAATGACAGTGCGAAAAGGAAGGCTGCGAAAGCTAAGACTCACTCTGATAAGCGAGTTCACAGCTCGGAGATCAAGGTAGGAAACCGTGTACTGGTAATAAACTTGACGCTAGAGGAGGAACTGGGAAGTTAGGTTCATTTTGGGATCAGAAGATACAGAGAGTTGTTCGTCGTCTGGGCCAAGACTATCCGGTGTATGAAGTAAAGGCAGAAGATTCCTCGGGAGCCTTGCGAGTATTTCGTGGGAACTTGCTGTTCCCTTGCGACGGTTTACCGGTTTCCAAGCCCTCAAGCAACAGGAATGATTGCAAGAAACGCCGCATGGCTCCACAGCGGAAAGTACAAATCTCATCAGACGAGGACGAGGAGCATGTTTTCATCTTCGCGCCACGGAATTAGAAAGATATGTGGCTTTATCACCCATGTATAACTCTATAAATAGCTTTGTTCAAAGATAAGTTCTTAACTGCTACATTTGTTTTTCCTGATGAATAGAcctgttgaatgttgttttacagtCGAGTTGTCCTTTGTGATAAACCGTCTAATCACGAACAGTGTCGAGACAACATTTTGTTGGCGGGGAGGGTGTTGCAGTGTATATgatagacccccccccccccattattATTGTTCATTATATGCTCAGTTTAAAGCACTATGCCTGTAAAGTCTGTTTTCGTTGCTCTTGTAAGCGGCGTAATTGGGTATTCACCGTAGCACCACGCTGTTGTGGCGAGTATTTCGAACTACAAACGTGTGTGTTTACCTGATAGGTGAATGTCGTTTATTTACAGGTATGTAAACTGTAAGAAGAGTAAATACTATGATTGTACGTCACATGAGTGCCTAAGGTAGCGGTACAGATAAGTGGTCAGTCGCCACGAAAGAGATTTGTATCCACATTTCGGTAATTTCGCTGAGCGTAGAGAGCTTGCACGAGCAGACATTTGAATCAATAACTTCCGGTGAGACGAGTGTTTCACGTAAGAACTTTCCACGTCTTAGTTTATTCTAGTCCTACATAATTCTGATTCTAAATAGCTACTGTCTGCAGTACGAACTGCATCATGCCGTTAGTGTTATAGAAATGCTGTGTAGATAGTCCATCAGTGAAGTCTtgactgttgtcatggtaacggGTTCAGTGAGGTCACATCGGTGCGTGTGTTAAGGAATAGTAGCTGAAGTGTAATGCTGGATGATTCAAACACACATAGAAGTGTTACTCTGGATTTATAGCATGTCGTTTAACAGTACACTAATGTGTTTGTACATGCCaaagtatttgtatttgtgtatgaGAACATTGATTATGTTACCTACAATAAATACGCTGTTGTGACGAGTATTTCGAACTACAAACGTGCGTGTATTTATCTGGTAGGTGAATGTCGTTTATTTATAGTTACAGACGATCCTGGGTGTATCACATGGCTAGGTGAAAATGTGGTGAACATGTTCAGAAATGATTAGCATTTGTAATTATCTGACTGGTGCATGCGTGCGTTAGGTGGTTCAGTTAAAGGTTAAATTCCAATTCACTAGGTGAATATAAATGCTGTTTCTTAATATTTGCCTCAAATGAATTGTCACGTAACAGTCTGCCAAAGATCAGCTGATACTGTGATATATGGAAGGAGATAAAAAATCTGTCTACATAATTTTGTGTTCCACCTGCAAATGAGAAACTTGACGCAAAGTCAAAGATGTCGTCAGTGGAGGAGAATCGTGAGGGTAGGGTGGCGCTGGCCGTAGCCTTTCGGACCTTGGAGAAGCTGGGGCTACATGAGGGCGTGGACAACCACCTGTCCCTGATGGTCCCGGCAGCGCGTGGGGTGGGGCAGGTTATGCTGATAAACCCGTATGGACTTCACTGGAGCGAGGTACACGAGTTTTATGCAAATTCACGAATAAATAACTCATTTTTCATAGAGAAAGTTACTATGATATGCGAGATATAGCATTGATTTGTTTCGCTGTTGTGTGTTGTGGCACTGTTTAGAATGTGTGCATGCTATGGATTTTCCCTATGACTtagcaattttccagtcatatggcgacgacgagtcattaggtttgtttacttatactgtgtcttcttatagCAAGGCGaaccgaagtatcatgccgaagacactagacatgacagcACAGTTTAGAATAGAATAAATCCCAGTTCACCAGGTGTTGTGGCGCATTTTAGACTGAGTCCCATTTCATTAAGTGCTGTGGCAATGTGTAGAATAAGCCTAGTTCCATTTCACTCTGTGTGGTGGCACTGTTTATACGGAGACAACTCCCATTTTACCATGTGACACTTCATATTCTGTTACAAGGTAATTAAGACTGAAGTCTGTTTTTCTGGTCTGTTATCTTAGCATACTTCCAGGGTCATGGGGATAAAAACAGAAGTCACAACCCACGACCAATTCTCATAAAATTTGAGTTGAGTTGCTGTTGTATATTATAATACCCAGACTTCGGAATTTAGaatacaaatttaataaatgataatatataataaatgatcatttgatTACTTATCATTTGATTCCCAGTGGCTTCTAGCACAGGACAAATTCATTGAAAATTCTTCATCTTGGATTTAATGCCCTTCTGAGAAGAAGTCCGCAGTTATTTTGTACAAACTGCATTGTTTGCAAAGCGTTTTGACTCCTTCAAAACGGGCCCTGCATCTTATTCAGTATTAGCAAATGCGCAAGCGCATAATTCCTGATAAATATTCATAACTAATAGAATAGTGACATTCCACTTCATTGGCAGATCACTGCTTCGAGTCTGGTCGGGGTGAACAAAGAGGGCAAGGTTGTCGAAGGTGAAGGTCAACCGGATAAAGCCGCCACTGCTGTTCATCTGGGCTTACGCCAAGTTCGCCCAGATACACCGTGTATTATGCACACGCACATGCCATATGCCACAGCACTAGGTACAAGATGTAGactatatttgttttttgaaaactaGTTACAAAGTCTCCACAAATTGTGGAGAATGAACGACGGTAACTCGTGTAATCgatggtatgtatgtatggacgtatgtatgtattgtcgtatgtatgcatggacgtatgtatgtatggacgtATGTATGGACGTATGTATGGACGTATGTATggacgtatgtatgtatgtgtgtgtgtgtgtgtgtgtgtgtgtgtgtgtgtgtgtgtgtgtgtgtgtgtatgcgtgtgtgtatgcgtgtgtgcgtgcgtgcgtgcacgcatgtatgtatgtatgtatgtatgtatgtatgtatgtatgtatgtatgtatgtatgtatgtatgtatgtatgtatgtatgtatgtatgtatgtatgtatgtatgtatgtatgtatgtatgtatgtatgtatgtatgtatacttgacggtttacgtcgttctcaacaattttcggtcatatgacaaCGACGAGTGCATATAccgtgtcttcctgtggcagggcgagtcaaaacttttgaaaataacTGCTTCTTCAACGGATCATCTGTTTCAAAGACCAAATGGGAAGATTCCCAGTCTAAGCTAGCCGGTCCAAAGATGTGTAAAAACACACCATTCTCTGAATGTACGCTGCCGTGTTTGTGAATCGCAGTTTTGCTTTACACGTGCACAACTGTATACTTTGACGTATTACAGAAAGGAATAAAACAGTTTACTCCTTGGATCCGCTTGGTTGAGCTAAATTTACCAATCCATTACTACAGGGACAATATAGATTTGTGACGTTACTCTCACTGGTGAAGGATGATTTAAGAAATTCCTGACCACCCATCCAGATCAGGATCCCTACAAAACTGCATATGGATTGTTGCGAGCGTCAAAAGCCAAGCAGTGCACAaactttcatcaaaatccaaAGAAAACTTTTCCTTAAAAAAAGTTACAGCCAAACATCTGGCAACTGGATACAGGAATGGATTCGGACGACTaccaaaattaaatatattgacGATTGTCCCATTGTCAGACTGTGCATCAGGTTATATTCATATGTTTCCTTAACACAGATAAACGCGAGGGAAAGTATAATCTATTCTTAAAGAGGCCATGAATGCATGGGAATTAATGCCTCAAATATTGAACAATGCCTTTTGTTTTCTAGGGATGCTGGAAGATCCGCGCATAAAACTGTACCATCAGAATGCAAGTCGGTTGTACGGCATAGTCGCCTATGACGCCGATTACCAAGGCATCCCCTCTGCCACTGAAGAAGGTCGCCGCTTGGGGGAGCTGCTGGGTGACAATGAGGTCATGATAATGCAGAACCACGGGGCCCTCACGATCGGGAACACGGTGGCCATGGCATTTGACCTCATGTACTCTCTGGAGAGGGCCTGTATGTTTCAGGTGGTGATGAATGTTCCTTTATACCGTGACAAGCTTGAATTATGACCGTTAGAAAGTATGTTttaggaatgtacatgtacgccgCGATGCAACTGTGAAGCAGATAACATTCATGATTTGCtgtgttttcatgattttcctAAACGATATTATGCCAAGTACATTCCACACCGTAGGAGCACATCTTTAGAGACATTTAAATTATATAAGGTGATTTCTTTCCAAAAATAGCAAAGCACATATGTCTCTGTAAGAGAAACCAAACtattatgtaaattttatgtcGTAAAATATACCTTT
Proteins encoded in this window:
- the LOC135466048 gene encoding putative aldolase class 2 protein PA3430 isoform X1, which translates into the protein MSSVEENREGRVALAVAFRTLEKLGLHEGVDNHLSLMVPAARGVGQVMLINPYGLHWSEITASSLVGVNKEGKVVEGEGQPDKAATAVHLGLRQVRPDTPCIMHTHMPYATALGMLEDPRIKLYHQNASRLYGIVAYDADYQGIPSATEEGRRLGELLGDNEVMIMQNHGALTIGNTVAMAFDLMYSLERACMFQVILAYSTGRPLREFPESVAKQRRENFPPELDSFYADIHFKAMKRKVIRETPDVLK
- the LOC135466048 gene encoding putative aldolase class 2 protein PA3430 isoform X2, translated to MSSVEENREGRVALAVAFRTLEKLGLHEGVDNHLSLMVPAARGVGQVMLINPYGLHWSEITASSLVGVNKEGKVVEGEGQPDKAATAVHLGLRQVRPDTPCIMHTHMPYATALGMLEDPRIKLYHQNASRLYGIVAYDADYQGIPSATEEGRRLGELLGDNEVMIMQNHGALTIGNTVAMAFDLMYSLERACMFQILAYSTGRPLREFPESVAKQRRENFPPELDSFYADIHFKAMKRKVIRETPDVLK